One segment of Channa argus isolate prfri chromosome 17, Channa argus male v1.0, whole genome shotgun sequence DNA contains the following:
- the LOC137102135 gene encoding beta/gamma crystallin domain-containing protein 1-like isoform X1: MFTTYIKSLNDMVFSTSESPEQQPSTGVLGRIGNWFSPWREKGPKSPTENTSLAADQPHNLEGAEQSEESVKRGAVEQQWGEEKEQNSNPSLLGLARDIFLYEEQDATQSDHKHSSVVSSTETGEGRAKEEEFVESRKKRIGQDQEREESSNGTSVSGNPEKNASHLTHLPSYSKQGVAWHSDQAHTQPQAQTGKRFRVYLEETSVTHCGKNTCAEQEVVRTEVTKSLNVLFKAKSSPGVDLSLSSSSKSAEDKSPNDCPAVGTQSFYSALVGVSLKSHKDSQLELEPDKEQTDADSMGRKNAARRRSRKNSQGDGGNSPREKTPPNPTHALEGFPSSANVVTSPQGKSPKTLKGESSENSSPKHNHTFPTSPEGGESKRVEQLDNFQDSNSLSADTLACVVDGDLNMEDNDLYKVERKTETPESKRRSLKVSRSEVKLFTKYVPLNPERSAAGSNQDFKLALKTKDEEKDTLKSESHARPGDPKKTDEEPKATVGRIADKISLFEHQQAVGGHKQIFHSPRSADVSPVRKATERMTADFVASDQRSRSAEHQGSVRSSSTSPVREKVLSIRERAKNFTGESIPEVKPPPPRKPAMTRMSQIQPPPPVESPNLDNQGKLGIKEQRQTTAEITLKPDGQDTSLAEIPIPKEQPADSKVTHMKPDSVESDVSVKGTGDFSETSSNISPQSKGPSRTGSRSKRRKSREPSSPISPNCENKPASKLQVTALKQEQVDGTEATVAAFKQLTENVSSQSNKAQINVSDKPALSDTKQEKNKELKGVNKQEKQNTDQPVNTQGELPVNKDEADAPAHNSGTKKSIDQDPVIIPQKEENAGGCSLVFTQERELVSKDSRDTAAIKSHVEKTTPLEQVSPVEHVKLDKELSLQQGSKSKGKVRQSVKKGEGEEVQPKNNDTQLINQAESKAVGIFEKAGSKKTDQNEKKNEEQPRCSDTDITKESQRIHRKDSDSAQSISGTERNVYKNDDKKDEKQSIKDTTKIEANQPETAPQSLEKTNGSSDLPAQTQHVSQTATTHPEKATVCAVTPANEAVSGTKRDKGPLKGETATNVPPELQTKSTESPGKEKKHVVSAAEPQPNSASVEKTENSPHDSHTHGANVVFSCSKPITKATTAVKEVTVKAANDTQLLITAQADIMAAIESSVQDPSPISVSKPAVSSEAVKQDDAKKKSTVKSVPSEVKGPEAKVKLAPSHPPCEESEETATTSDTTSPKGAGKLIQSPSDSSEAKSTGNVMEKTAKRTFSPPANEPSPAANGDISVVSHVKKEAVNNQPNQAPKALTFPEANKLIPDSVQRSSMKKLQFPRGLNKDDSSKHQDAPSSWLDVDLPKRRLKVPESKLSSSGSESNLLDTSGELDDDDFVVKIKKLCAPFSLPPRKHNHLRPPQPPFAMPAIKEDRFEKTFDPEEFKFGLRKNKFSLDTAPSLLAQLQNIETKSGLKPARASLADRSMLLSSLDTHSRLKDKNNVKADEDIKEEKDEHVKVKSRLEGSCVLNSLTSSSLRGKRNGLQTQADETSFGDVSPSEAHLLSPLPLSHPPPPSPTTKGPIKGELAKQISASSDREEAQPVKPVVNESVPPLPSFNDIKLPDYLEKYLPREPLKPVQSIQGQDHIKKEVPGNMSTPVPGDETDLVVKPSPLLPNAVRPCLPGIPPTTHRALTELKQPPAHPQELLSKNIRTAKGFHKRPGKMVLFEKAEFSGKTYEIYRDVADATSLQLSPLISVKVVRGCWILYEKPDFQGRFITLEEGDMELTNEWAESELETEAHNSPPMLIGSIRLAVWDYSIPHIELFTEPEGHGRVTPYHDDTIETGSFGIPLSTASIQVHSGVWLVFSDPGFEGMLSVLETGVYPFPETWGFQSPFVGSLRPLKMGGFKVENPSEVKAVVYEKPRFEGSYLEIISDVFSFCEGERDIATDKASLDSGKLKSVGSLKVIGGLWVGYSQPGFEGQQHILEEGEYLDCSDWGGSEQILSLRPVLADFMAPHLKMFTDRDFGELGVNIDITGPVINMDDTGYGMRTQSIDVIGGVWVVFEEPGFCGESYILEKGLYGSPEDWGALEPRVASAMPVLLDDLERAPKFKVQLFSDPGFQGSVLALEDNVASLQSGFSVASCKVVAGSWLQFEGQNFTGRMYVLEVGSYPDLSAMGFDSASTSIQSLQTVGYEFSLPSITLFERCGLRGKRVVLTDGSVNLQLAGGCSRVHSVLVEGAIWVLYEGVNYRGAQILLKPGEIPDWRNFSTWQKIGSLRPLIQKQVHFRLRNRQTELLMSVTGSLDDLKLLRIQEAEETDGFEQIWSYQNGRLYCKLLEECCLSPSGSVTMAGSRVGLSPEPDIHLWSITPEGFIRYTPSADLVLEVKGGHHYDKNQVILNSFDPNKLQQRWNVEII; encoded by the exons ATGTTCACAACCTACATAAAGAGTCTGAATGATATGGTATTTTCTACG TCTGAAAGCCCAGAGCAGCAGCCGAGCACTGGGGTCTTGGGCCGTATTGGGAACTGGTTCTCTCCATGGAGGGAAAAGGGTCCAAAAAGTCCTACAGAAAATACCTCTCTGGCTGCTGATCAGCCCCATAATTTAGAAGGAGCAGAACAGAGTGAGGAGTCTGTGAAACGCGGGGCAGTGGAACAACAGTGGGGGGAGGAGAAGGAACAGAACTCCAATCCCAGTCTGCTGGGTCTTGCCAGAGACATTTTCCTCTATGAAGAGCAGGACGCCACGCAGTCTGACCACAAGCACAGCTCTGTTGTGAGCAGCACTGAGACCGGAGAAGGACGTGCAAAAGAGGAGGAGTTTGTGGAATCCAGGAAGAAGAGAATAGGGCAGGAccaggagagggaggagagcagcAACGGTACTTCAGTGAGCGGGAATCCTGAAAAGAATGCCAGTCATCTGACACATCTCCCCTCCTATTCTAAACAGGGAGTGGCATGGCACTCTGACCAGGCACACACCCAGCCTCAGGCTCAGACAGGCAAGAGGTTCCGTGTGTACCTGGAGGAGACCAGTGTGACTCACTGCGGCAAAAACACCTGTGCTGAACAGGAAGTTGTCCGCACTGAAGTCACAAAAAGCTTGAATGTCCTCTTTAAGGCAAAGTCCTCACCAGGTGTTGATTTATCACTGAGCTCAAGTTCAAAAAGTGCAGAGGACAAGTCGCCCAATGATTGCCCTGCTGTTGGGACACAGAGTTTTTACAGCGCTTTAGTGGGAGTGTCACTGAAATCACACAAAGACTCACAGTTAGAGCTTGAACCTGACAAAGAACAAACAGACGCAGACAGCATGGGGCGTAAAAACGCAGCCAGAAGGAGAAGCAGGAAGAACTCCCAGGGAGATGGAGGGAACAGCCCCCGGGAGAAAACTCCCCCCAATCCCACGCATGCCCTGGAGGGATTCCCTTCATCAGCTAACGTAGTCACCAGTCCACAGGGTAAAAGTCCAAAGACTCTCAAGGGTGAGTCATCTGAAAACTCCTCCCCCAAGCACAACCACACCTTTCCGACCTCACCTGAAGGAGGGGAAAGTAAGAGAGTCGAGCAGTTGGACAACTTCCAGGATTCAAACTCACTCTCTGCAGACACCCTGGCATGTGTGGTTGATGGGGATCTGAACATGGAGGACAATGACCTTTACAAAGTAGAAAGGAAGACAGAAACGCCAGAGTCCAAACGGAGGAGTTTAAAAGTTTCTCGAAGCGAGGTGAAGCTTTTTACTAAATATGTGCCTTTGAATCCTGAACGAAGTGCAGCGGGAAGCAACCAGGATTTTAAGTTAGCATTAAAGACCAAAGATGAAGAGAAGGATACGCTCAAATCCGAGTCTCATGCTAG ACCAGGTGATCCGAAGAAAACTGATGAGGAGCCTAAAGCAACTGTTGGCCGGATTGCAGATAAAATCAGCCTCTTTGAGCACCAGCAGGCAGTGGGGGGCCATAAGCAGATCTTCCATTCCCCGAGGAGTGCTGATGTCTCTCCAGTTAGGAAAGCCACAGAGAGGATGACAGCAGATTTTGTGGCGTCAGACCAGAGGTCGAGATCAGCCGAACATCAAGGCTCAGTCAGGTCCAGCTCTACGTCACCTGTCAGGGAGAAAGTGTTATCGATCAGGGAGCGAGCAAAGAACTTCACAGGAGAATCTATACCAGAGGTTAAACCCCCACCGCCTCGAAAGCCAGCCATGACAAGAATGTCTCAAATACAGCCACCTCCCCCCGTGGAGTCGCCAAACCTGGACAATCAGGGTAAACTGGGTATTaaagagcagagacagacaacagcagagaTAACACTGAAACCAGATGGACAAGATACCTCGCTTGCAGAGATTCCCATCCCTAAGGAACAGCCAGCAGACTCCAAAGTAACACACATGAAACCTGACAGTGTCGAATCAGACGTTTCAGTTAAAGGAACGGGCGATTTTTCAGAAACTAGCAGTAACATCAGTCCACAGTCCAAAGGCCCTAGCAGAACAGGCTCCCGCTctaaaagaaggaaaagcagAGAGCCTTCCAGTCCCATCAGCccaaactgtgaaaacaaaccTGCAAGCAAACTGCAAGTCACTGCTTTAAAACAAGAACAGGTGGATGGTACTGAGGCGACGGTCGCTGCCTTCAAACAACTCACAGAGAATGTTTCATCTCAATCCAATAAAGCCCAAATAAATGTGTCAGATAAGCCGGCGCTGTCTGAtaccaaacaagaaaaaaataaagaattgaaAGGGgtaaacaaacaggaaaaacagaataCTGACCAACCTGTCAACACACAGGGGGAATTGCCTGTTAACAAAGATGAAGCAGACGCTCCAGCGCACAACAGTGGAACAAAGAAGTCTATTGACCAGGACCCTGTTATAATACCCCAAAAGGAGGAAAATGCAGGAGGGTGCAGCCTGGTATTCACACAGGAAAGAGAACTAGTATCCAAGGACAGCAGAGACACTGCAGCCATTAAATCACATGTTGAGAAGACTACGCCACTGGAGCAGGTGTCACCTGTTGAACACGTCAAATTAGATAAAGAATTGTCTCTGCAACAGGGAtcaaaaagcaaaggaaaagtGAGGCAGTCTGTTAAAAAGGGGGAAGGGGAAGAAGTGCAACCcaaaaacaatgacacacaacTAATAAATCAGGCTGAGAGTAAAGCTGTGGGGATATTTGAAAAAGCAGGTAGTAAAAAAACTGATcagaatgagaagaaaaatgaagaacagCCCCGGTGTTCAGACACAGACATCACTAAGGAGTCACAAAGGATTCATCGCAAAGATTCAGACAGTGCACAAAGTATCTCAGggacagaaagaaatgtttataaaaatgatGACAAGAAAGATGAGAAACAGTCCATTAAAGACACAACAAAAATAGAAGCCAACCAACCAGAAACAGCCCCTCAGTCTTTAGAAAAAACTAATGGATCATCAGACCTGCCTGCTCAAACACAGCACGTCAGTCAGACAGCAACTACACATCCAGAAAAAGCCACTGTATGTGCTGTCACCCCGGCTAATGAGGCAGTGAGTGGGACCAAGAGAGATAAAGGGCCTTTGAAGGGAGAAACTGCAACAAATGTGCCTCCTGAGTTGCAAACAAAGTCTACAGAAAGccctggaaaagaaaaaaagcatgtggTAAGTGCAGCAGAACCACAGCCTAATTCTGCATCAGTGGAAAAAACTGAGAATTCACCCCATGACTCACATACACATGGAGCTAATGTTGTGTTCTCCTGCTCGAAGCCTATTACCAAAGCAACTACAGCCGTTAAGGAAGTGACCGTAAAAGCTGCTAATGACACTCAACTGTTGATAACTGCACAGGCTGATATTATGGCAGCTATAGAATCGTCTGTTCAGGATCCTTCTCCTATTTCTGTCTCAAAACCAGCAGTGAGCAGTGAGGCAGTGAAGCAAGatgatgccaaaaaaaaatcaactgtcAAATCTGTGCCCTCAGAAGTCAAAGGCCCAGAAGCTAAAGTTAAATTAGCTCCCAGTCACCCACCATGTGAGGAATCAGAAGAAACTGCAACCACAAGTGATACCACTTCACCCAAGGGGGCAGGTAAATTAATACAGAGCCCTTCTGATAGCAGTGAGGCTAAATCCACAGGTAATGTAATGGAGAAGACAGCTAAAAGGACATTCAGCCCACCAGCGAATGAACCTTCACCTGCTGCTAATGGTGATATCTCTGTAGTTTCACATGTTAAAAAGGAAGCAGTCAATAACCAGCCAAATCAAGCTCCAAAAGCACTCACTTTCCCAGAGGCTAATAAGCTGATCCCAGACTCAGTCCAGCGTTCATCCATGAAGAAACTCCAATTTCCACGGGGACTAAATAAAGATGATTCATCTAAACATCAGGATGCGCCCTCCAGCTGGCTGGATGTGGACCTTCCCAAACGGAGACTTAAAGTGCCGGAGTCCAAACTCAGCTCTTCCGGAAGTGAGAGCAATCTGCTGGACACTTCCGGTGAGCTGGATGACGATGATTTCGTTGTGAAAATCAAGAAACTTTGTGCCCCATTCTCCCTCCCACCTCGCAAACACAACCACCTTCGGCCACCTCAGCCTCCCTTTGCCATGCCGGCCATCAAGGAGGACCGCTTTGAGAAGACGTTTGACCCTGAGGAGTTTAAGTTTGGTTTGAGAAAGAACAAGTTCAGCTTAGACACGGCTCCAAGCCTCTTAGCACAGCTCCAGAACATAGAAACTAAATCTGGGCTAAAGCCTGCCAGGGCGAGTTTGGCAGACAGAAGCATGCTGCTTAGTAGCCTTGACACTCACTCTCGTCTCAAGgataaaaacaatgtcaagGCTGACGAGGACATTAAGGAAGAGAAAGATGAGCACGTCAAGGTTAAATCTCGCTTGGAGGGAAGCTGTGTCCTCAACAGCCTCACCTCCTCCAGCCTTAGAGGGAAGAGGAATGGACTTCAAACACAGGCAGATGAGACCAGCTTTGGGGATGTGTCACCCAGCGAAGCCCACCTCCTAAGTCCTCTACCTTTgtcccacccacccccaccaaGCCCAACTACCAAAGGTCCGATTAAAGGCGAACTGGCTAAACAAATTTCTGCCTCGAGCGACAGAGAGGAAGCCCAGCCTGTGAAGCCTGTGGTCAATGAGTCAGTTCCTCCACTTCCCTCCTTTAACGACATCAAGCTGCCAGACTATTTAGAGAAGTACCTCCCCCGAGAGCCACTGAAGCCAGTGCAGAGCATACAAGGACAGGATCACATCAAAAAAGAG GTTCCTGGAAATATGTCAACTCCAGTCCCTGGAGATGAAACAGACCTGGTTGTAAAACCAAGTCCCTTGCTTCCTAATGCTGTGCGTCCATGTTTACCCGGGATTCCTCCAACTACACACCGTGCACTCACTGAGCTTAAGCAGCCTCCTGCTCATCCACAGGAGCTACTaagtaaaaat ATAAGAACTGCCAAGGGATTTCACAAGCGTCCTGGAAAG ATGGTGTTGTTTGAGAAAGCTGAGTTCAGTGGCAAAACATATGAGATCTACAGGGATGTAGCAGATGCCACGTCTCTGCAGCTCTCACCTCTCATATCCGTGAAGGTTGTTAGAGGATG CTGGATTCTTTATGAGAAGCCTGACTTTCAAGGACGCTTCATCACACTGGAGGAAGGAGACATGGAATTGACAAACGAGTGGGCCGAGTCTGAGCTGGAGACAGAAGCACACAACAGCCCGCCGATGCTGATCGGCTCTATCCGACTCGCTGTCTGG GATTACAGCATACCCCATATCGAACTCTTTACTGAACCAGAGGGCCACGGCAGAGTAACACCTTACCATGATGACACAATAGAGACAGGCTCATTTGGCATCCCACTGAGCACCGCCTCCATTCAAGTGCACTCTGGGGT GTGGCTGGTGTTCAGTGACCCAGGCTTCGAGGGCATGCTGTCCGTGCTGGAAACGGGGGTGTACCCTTTTCCTGAGACCTGGGGCTTTCAGTCACCCTTTGTGGGATCCCTTAGACCACTTAAAATG GGTGGTTTCAAAGTGGAGAATCCTAGTGAAGTCAAG GCTGTGGTGTATGAGAAGCCTCGCTTTGAGGGCTCCTATTTAGAAATTATCAGCgatgttttcagcttttgtgAGGGTGAACGAGACATAGCAACAGACAAAGCGTCCCTTGACTCAGGGAAACTGAAATCTGTGGGTTCTTTGAAGGTCATCGGTGGACT CTGGGTGGGCTACAGCCAGCCTGGGTTTGAGGGCCAGCAGCACATCCTGGAGGAAGGAGAGTACCTGGACTGCAGCGACTGGGGAGGCTCAGAGCAGATCCTGTCCCTGCGACCAGTGCTGGCT GATTTCATGGCTCCACACCTCAAAATGTTCACTGACAGAGACTTCGGCGAGCTGGGAGTAAACATTGACATTACCGGGCCTGTTATAAACATGGATGACACGGGCTATGGCATGAGGACGCAGTCTATTGATGTCATTGGTGGCGT ctGGGTAGTGTTTGAAGAGCCGGGCTTTTGTGGGGAGTCCTACATCCTGGAGAAAGGCCTGTATGGAAGCCCAGAGGACTGGGGGGCACTCGAGCCCAGAGTTGCCTCAGCAATGCCTGTACTGCTG GATGATCTTGAGAGGGCACCCAAGTTTAAG GTGCAGCTTTTCTCTGATCCAGGTTTTCAAGGCTCTGTGCTTGCTCTGGAGGACAATGTAGCCTCCCTGCAAAGTGGCTTCTCCGTTGCCTCCTGTAAGGTTGTGGCTGGCAG CTGGCTTCAATTTGAGGGCCAGAACTTCACTGGCAGGATGTATGTGTTAGAAGTGGGGAGCTACCCAGATCTGAGCGCAATGGGCTTCGACAGTGCAAGCACCTCCATCCAGTCACTACAGACTGTTGGCTAT GAGTTTTCACTGCCTTCCATCACTCTTTTTGAGCGCTGTGGTCTGCGTGGAAAGAGGGTGGTTCTGACAGATGGATCAGTCAACCTTCAGCTGGCTGGAGGCTGTAGCAGAGTCCACTCTGTGCTCGTGGAAGGAGCCAT